Proteins co-encoded in one Ralstonia sp. RRA genomic window:
- the guaB gene encoding IMP dehydrogenase: MRLVQKALTFDDVLLVPAYSAVLPRDTSLRTKLTRSIELAIPLVSAAMDTVTEARLAIAMAQQGGIGIVHKNLKPEEQAREVAKVKRFESGVLRDPITIGPDMKVRDVMALSAQHGISGFPVLEGKKVVGIITNRDLRFEEELDAPVRAKMTPSEKLVTVKEGASLEEAKRLMNKHRLERVLVVGDDFELRGLITVKDIQKATEYPLASKDERGSLRVGAAVGVGPDNDLRIDLLVKAGVDVIVVDTAHGHSQGVLSRVRWIKDNYPQVQVIGGNIATGDAAKALVDHGADGVKVGIGPGSICTTRIVAGVGVPQIFAVSNVAEALKGTGVPLIADGGIRYSGDVAKALAAGAHTVMMGGMFAGTDESPGEVFLFQGRSYKSYRGMGSVGAMKDGAADRYFQEDNTANVDKLVPEGIEGRVPYKGSALPIVHQLTGGVRSSMGYCGCASIAEWHEKSQFVEITAAGMNESHVHDVQITKEAPNYHRD, from the coding sequence ATGCGTCTTGTCCAGAAAGCACTCACATTCGATGACGTGCTGCTCGTCCCGGCTTACTCGGCCGTCCTGCCCCGCGATACGTCCCTTCGCACCAAGCTCACCCGTTCGATCGAACTTGCCATTCCGCTCGTCTCCGCTGCCATGGATACGGTTACGGAAGCGCGGCTCGCCATCGCCATGGCGCAGCAGGGTGGTATCGGTATCGTCCACAAGAACCTGAAGCCTGAAGAACAGGCGCGCGAAGTCGCCAAGGTGAAGCGCTTCGAATCGGGCGTGCTGCGCGATCCGATTACCATCGGCCCGGACATGAAGGTCCGCGATGTGATGGCGCTGTCGGCACAGCACGGCATCTCGGGTTTCCCGGTGCTGGAAGGCAAGAAGGTGGTGGGCATCATCACCAACCGCGACCTGCGCTTTGAAGAAGAGCTGGACGCCCCGGTGCGCGCCAAGATGACGCCGAGCGAAAAGCTCGTCACCGTCAAGGAAGGCGCCTCGCTGGAAGAGGCTAAGCGCCTGATGAACAAGCACCGCCTGGAGCGCGTGCTGGTGGTGGGCGACGATTTTGAACTGCGTGGCCTGATCACCGTCAAGGACATTCAGAAGGCAACGGAATACCCGCTGGCTTCGAAGGACGAGCGCGGCTCGCTGCGCGTTGGCGCGGCGGTTGGCGTTGGCCCCGACAATGACCTGCGTATTGACCTGTTGGTCAAGGCCGGCGTGGACGTGATCGTGGTCGATACCGCGCACGGCCACAGCCAGGGCGTGCTCAGCCGCGTGCGTTGGATCAAGGACAACTACCCGCAAGTGCAGGTGATTGGCGGCAATATCGCCACCGGCGATGCGGCCAAGGCGCTGGTTGACCATGGCGCGGATGGCGTCAAGGTCGGTATCGGCCCAGGCTCGATCTGCACGACGCGGATCGTCGCTGGCGTGGGCGTGCCGCAAATCTTTGCGGTGTCCAACGTGGCCGAGGCGCTCAAGGGCACGGGCGTGCCACTCATCGCTGACGGTGGTATCCGTTACTCGGGTGATGTTGCCAAGGCACTGGCTGCCGGCGCGCACACCGTGATGATGGGCGGCATGTTTGCCGGTACGGATGAATCCCCGGGTGAGGTGTTCCTGTTCCAGGGCCGCTCGTACAAGAGCTACCGTGGCATGGGTTCGGTGGGCGCGATGAAGGATGGCGCTGCCGACCGTTACTTCCAGGAAGACAACACCGCCAACGTCGACAAGCTCGTGCCGGAAGGCATCGAAGGCCGCGTGCCTTACAAGGGCTCTGCGTTGCCGATCGTGCATCAACTCACGGGCGGTGTTCGCTCGTCGATGGGCTACTGCGGTTGCGCATCGATTGCCGAATGGCACGAGAAGAGCCAGTTTGTGGAGATCACGGCCGCAGGCATGAACGAATCGCACGTGCACGACGTGCAGATCACGAAGGAAGCGCCGAACTATCACCGCGACTGA
- a CDS encoding DMT family transporter, translating to MGIGVLCALLAGAMWGMVFIAPRALPAFSPWELALGRYLAYGAIAAIAAAPILPRIARKITRADCVALVKQSCSGNLVYYVLVAFGVQLAGVAPTSLIVGILPITVTVLGHRDHGAVPLSRLIWPLLVVAAGIVCINIDLFGHGAATAAATARPVWQRIAGIVCAAGALCSWTWYAVDNARYLQRNPHFSSNEWSALYGISSGALSAALTAAALLVGGIGWTSGSGRVWGTFWAVNAAVALGASLIGNNLWNMASRRLPLTLSGQLIVFETLFALAYGFVYDGRWPRPLEIAAIALLIAGVGWSVRLHAEDKSA from the coding sequence ATGGGAATTGGCGTATTGTGCGCCCTGCTGGCTGGGGCCATGTGGGGCATGGTCTTCATTGCGCCCCGCGCGCTGCCCGCGTTCTCCCCCTGGGAACTCGCCCTCGGCCGCTACCTCGCCTACGGCGCCATCGCGGCCATTGCTGCAGCCCCGATCCTTCCCCGCATTGCCCGCAAGATCACCCGCGCCGACTGCGTGGCGCTGGTCAAACAATCCTGCAGCGGCAACCTTGTCTATTACGTTCTGGTGGCGTTTGGCGTGCAACTGGCTGGCGTTGCGCCCACTTCGCTCATCGTCGGCATCCTGCCCATCACCGTGACAGTGCTCGGCCACCGCGACCACGGCGCCGTGCCGCTTTCCCGACTGATCTGGCCGCTACTGGTGGTGGCTGCAGGCATCGTGTGCATCAACATCGATCTGTTCGGCCACGGGGCCGCAACGGCTGCAGCCACCGCGCGACCCGTCTGGCAGCGCATCGCCGGCATTGTCTGCGCGGCCGGCGCGCTGTGCAGCTGGACGTGGTACGCGGTGGACAACGCGCGTTACCTGCAACGCAATCCGCATTTTTCGAGCAACGAATGGTCGGCCCTGTACGGCATCTCGAGCGGCGCTCTGTCGGCCGCGCTGACCGCAGCTGCCCTGCTGGTGGGCGGCATAGGCTGGACCAGCGGCAGCGGGCGCGTGTGGGGCACGTTCTGGGCGGTGAACGCTGCCGTGGCACTCGGCGCGTCGCTGATCGGCAACAACCTGTGGAACATGGCCTCCCGCCGCCTGCCGCTCACGCTGTCCGGCCAGTTGATCGTGTTCGAGACGCTGTTCGCGCTGGCATATGGCTTTGTGTACGACGGGCGTTGGCCGCGCCCGCTTGAAATCGCCGCAATCGCCTTGCTGATCGCGGGTGTCGGCTGGTCCGTACGCTTGCACGCAGAAGACAAGTCTGCATAA
- a CDS encoding RnfH family protein, whose translation MANPEQLEVMVCLATVTPPRLVNVLVSAQSTVADAVRLSGVLDGSDLTIDTCRLGIYGKRKTPDAPLHARDRVEILGPLIADPKTARRRRVQKVRATGTREGLKWLRNGAPPEAPPKDNVLK comes from the coding sequence ATGGCGAATCCTGAGCAGCTCGAGGTGATGGTTTGCCTGGCGACGGTCACGCCGCCGCGGCTGGTCAATGTGCTGGTGTCGGCGCAGTCGACAGTGGCTGATGCGGTGCGGCTCTCGGGGGTTCTGGATGGATCGGATCTGACGATCGATACATGCCGCCTGGGCATCTATGGCAAGCGCAAGACGCCGGATGCGCCGCTGCATGCGCGTGATCGGGTGGAAATCCTGGGTCCGCTGATCGCAGATCCGAAGACGGCGCGCCGGCGCCGTGTGCAGAAGGTGCGGGCAACCGGTACGCGCGAAGGCCTGAAGTGGCTGCGTAATGGGGCGCCACCCGAGGCGCCGCCCAAAGACAACGTCCTCAAGTAA